DNA sequence from the Teretinema zuelzerae genome:
CGGGAGAATTGACGAGGCTGACGCCGGAGCGATCCCTGCGGACGGCCAGAGCGGACGACCCGCCGCCGTCGAGCATGAGCGCGTCCTCGGCGCCGAAGGCGAGAAGCCAGAGCGCTGTTTCATGGAAGGTAAGCCCGACAGAAAAGGCCGCGTTTTTTCCGTCTGCGACGAACGCGTAGAAATACCTGCCGCCGGCCGAGGTCGCCGCGGCGGTTCGCGCGGAACGTCCGCGGTCGTAGCCGGAAGCGTAGTGTTCGGGAACGGGAAAGCCGAGCCGGAGCAGAAGCGAAAAACCTCCCGCCGCGTCGTCGCCGGGAGAAGGAACCCAGACGGAAGCCTCGGCGGGGGAAAGGATGTGCGCGAAGCCGTCTTGTGGAATAACGAGGGCCGCGTATTTGGATCGCGCCGGCGAAAGAATGGTTCCGCCGGCCGCCCACAAGCCGGAAGGAGTTGCGGGAACGCCCGATCGATAGGACTCCGAATAAAAAGGAGTCGCGTTCACGGCCGCGGCGAGAGAGAGCCGCTCGGCAAAGACTGATGTTCTTTCCAGAAGCGCGGCCGCGCCTTCCGCATCGGGCGAGCGAGGCGGAGTCGCAAGGAGAGAGACCCCGGGCTCGGAGAGATCCGCTCGCAGGCAATACAGGGCGAGCGGCAGGCCCTCCACTTCCACGCGATGCGAGGAAAGCGCCACTCCGGGAGCGATCTCTTCCCAGGCCGGTTCAAAAGAAGCCGGGGGAAGGAGAAGGATATCGGGCGGAACTGCCGGTTGGGTGGCGCAGGAAACACAGAAAAAGACAAAAAAAAGCGGAAGGATCAGCAAGACCGCGCCGCCTTGCAACCGGGGCATAAACCGGAAAGATGCAAAGTATGTCCCGTCACCACGACTTCATATTCCCGTTCGAGTCCGGTTAAAAGAGGTTCCAGGCGGCAGTTTCCCATATCGAGAAAGCAGTGGCACTGTTCGCAATGAAACCAGTGATGATGGGGAAGCGCCTCTCCGGACTCCGAGACGAGGGCCGTCCAGTAGCGCTCGGTGCCGTGGGCTTCGCAGTGCAGAACAAAGGAAGCGGCATAGCCGTGTTCCTCAAGGTAATGGAGCGTCCGATACACGGTTGCCGGATCCATCGACGCGCCGGTGATTTTTCCCACTTCCGCTGCGGTCAAGGGCGCAGGCGCCGACTGGAGAACGAGGAGCACGGCGGAACGCGAGCGCGTCATTTGCGCGCATCCTTTTTTCGCGCGCGTTTAACGATGAGCTGGATCGCGGCCTGCAGAAGGAAGACCGTACCGGCGATGACGACTACCAGAGCCCCGGAGGGCGCGTCGAGCGACCAGCTGAGGGCGAGGCCCGATACGGTGAATATAATAGAAAAAAGCGTTCCGAAGAACATCATGCCGGCGAGGTTGCGGGCGAACGCTCCGGCGGTTCCGGCTGGAAGAGTCAGCATGGCGATGACCATTACAAGGCCGACGAAGGTTTGCAGAAGCACCACCGCGACGGCGGTCACGGACAGCAGCGCGAGAAACACTGCGTCGGTCCTGATCCCCCTCACCCGGGCGAATTCCTCGTCGAAGGAAGAAGCCTCGAGCTGGGGATAAAAGAAGACGACCGCAAGAATGACGAGGACGTCGAGTATTCCCAATAGCCACAAATCGCCGCTTGAAACAAGGAGTATGTTTCCGAAGAGATAACTGTTCGGATCGATGTAGCCCGGGGTCTTGGCCATGAACAAAACGCCGACGCTCATGCCCACTGCCCAGATCGCGTTAATCACGGTGTCTTCGCGCTGTTTCGAGCGCAGCGTCACCAACCCGATGATGAAGGCGGCGAGCACCGCGAAAATGATCGCGCCGGTCATGGGACGCATCCCGGGGACAAGGCCCGAGGCGGAAAGATACAAGGCCATTCCGATTCCGCCGAGAACGGCGTGGGAGATGGCGCCGGCAAGCCCGGCGATGCGCTTGACGGTCACGATAGAGCCGAGAACGCCGAACAAAACGGACGAGAGCAAACCGGCGAGCAGGGCGTTTCTCAAGAAACTGTTCGCGGGATCGGTCAACGCGGAAAAAAATGCGGCAATCATGAATGATCCCCCTTGCAGCACCAGGAATCGGGAAGGTTTTCGTCGTGGCGGACGCGCACGGCCTTCCCGCCGTACAATTCCGGAGGAAGGCCCGCGACCGGTTCCGTTCTGTGGCGGACAACCGTGCGGCCTTTTTCGGCGGAACTCCTGTCGCCTACGCAGAGGACGACGTCTGTCAGGGACGAAACAAAGCCGCTGTCGTGGGTGACGATCAGCACGGTGGTGTTTCCCTTGAGAGCGCCGAGGGTCGCGAAGAGGCGCTCCTCGCTTTCGGAATCCATATTCGCGGTAGGCTCGTCGAGGATCAGCATTTTCGGCCGGGAGGCAAGCGCGCGCGCGACAAGAACGCGCCGGCGCTGGCCCCCTGAAAGGGCCGAATACGAGCGGTCCGCCAGATCGGCGATCTCGACCCGTTCGAGCGCTTCCTGAACGCAGAGCTCGTCTTCACGGCTTCTCCTGAAGCCGAAGGGACGAATCCTTCCCATGCGCACGACCTCCCGGACCTGCACCGGAAAGGCAGGATCGTAGCTCGCGTGCTGGGGAACGTATCCGATGAGGGGAAGTCCGGCTCGCTGAGGCCTGCCGAACAATTCGATGGTTCCCGACCGGGGGCGTTCAAGCCCGAGGAGGAGCTTGAGCACCGTGGTTTTTCCCGCGCCGTTCGGGCCTACAAGGGCGACGAATTCGCTTTCATGCACATGGAAGGATACCGAGCTGAGCACGGGAACGGGCCCGTAGGAAAAATCCACATCGGAAAACCGGACCGCCACCGGACCCTGGCGAACCGGGGATGTGTCCCCGGCGGCGCTCACTTTCCGAAATCCTTCAGAACGTCTTCGGCAAGGCGGGTAATACCCGCGTCGTGCTCGACATAGCCGACCTGCTGAAGAGCGGGCTTCACCAGCGGGTTTTTGGTGGCTCCGGCGCTCTGCACCAGCTGTTTGACGAGTATCTTGTCCCGGGCGGTATTGCCCCGGACCTTCTGCATTTCATTAAAGCGTGCAAGATTCTCCGCGATGAACCTGGCGGCAGGATCGCTGCCGTTTACGCCGAGGGCGGCGTACGCGTTCAGGGTTTCGTTGAGCGACCCGTCGTCCTTTTTATCGGCCTTGACCACTTCGATAAGAACGGCGGCGTTTTCCGGGTTCTTGTCCTGAAGTTTCGCGAGAGCAGCCATCGCGGCAAGGCGGAGCCGCGAAAGAGCGGCCTTTCCGGCGAGATCGGGAGGAAGGCGGTCAATTCCCAGGCGCAGGGCGCGGGCGGCGACGGCGGCTTTTTTATCGACGGGAGCCTTCGACGCGAGGCAGGTTTCCAGAGCCGCCTGCTTGACCTCGGTGTCGGGATGGGTGTCGAGAATTTTCAACAGGCTGTCGGAAGGATCGTCGACCATTTCGACGACGGCGGCGCGTGCGGCTGTCTTCACCGGAGACGCGGCTGAATACCAGCCGATCGAGGCGAGAAACACCGCCTCATAGCCTTCTGCGACCCGCATGGAGGCGAGGCTGCGGACAAGGCCGGCGGCGATTATCTCCTGGTTTTTCGCGATCGACGGTATGGGCGAAAGATTGATGGATATTAAATCCGAGGCCAGGTAGCCGGCGAAATCGACAGCTTGCATCTTCCCGAGGGAAAAAGCCGCTTCGCCCTTCAACACCGGCTCCTCGACTTCCGTGTATACGCGGTACACCAGAGAATCGGCCTCGAGGGCCTTCAGGTTTCCGAGTTCGCCGACGAGAATGCGGGCCAGCTGGTTGCGGGCGTACTGTTCCTTCGCGTTCCCCGATTCGATCTTCGCGGCGGCGAGATTTTCCAGGGCCTCGACCAAAACCGGCGTAAACTCGCTATCCTTGAATTCAGTTATCTTGCGGACGACTTCCAGACGCTGTTCGTCGGTCTCCGCGATGCGATACATATTTTCCCACACTACGACATCCTCGTTCAGCGCGAACAGAGGAAGCGCGGATACAGCGCAGACGACCAAGAGAAACATCAAAGATTTCTTCATATTATAAACTCCCTACCTAAAACCTGTTACAACGATGGCGCTTTGAATCTATTCGATCGCGACACGGCGAACAAAGGACCGCCACGCGGTTCTCCGAACTTCCTTCACCCGGTCGGCTCTGTCGCGGTGCGTCGATTCGATCTGGTTTCCCTCCGAGTCATACGCATAAGAAACGCTCGACAGGCGCGACCCGGAAGCGTTCTGCCGCGTTTCCTTAACGACGCGGCCGTTTTCGGTTGCGAATACAATAACCGCCGCAAGCCGGTCTTTCAAGCCGAATTCGCGCTCTTCGCGCACATTGCCCGCCGAATCGTACGTCCGCTCGAAGCGCTTCAACACCTGGCCGGCGGCATCTTTCACGAAGATGGTTTTCAAGACGGCTCCGTCGTACGCATATTCAGTGGATATGGACCCGCCGGAAGCTGTTTCCGCCGTGAAGGACCTCTTTCTCCCCAGTTCGTCCAGGACGGTGAGCTCCTTCGATTTCACCTCGCCGGAAGGAGAGTACTGAACGTCTTCTATCGTTCCCGAATCCTTCCTGATGCTCACTGTGCGGTGCTGGAGCCGCCCGGCTCCGTCCCAGGATTCGGTTTCCGTCCGGTCGTCTGCCGGATACGTCCAGGCCTTCCGCGAAAGCACCTTGCCGCCCGAATCGAGGGTTTCCTCTGACAGGGCGCGCCCGGTATCGTCGCGCAGTATGCGTACGACGGATGAAAGCGCGCCGTCGGAAGAATAGGATTCAAGGAGCTCGGGAAGCCAAACCGTCTCCTCCCGAAACCGGGGCTCGATTTCCGGCGCTTCGGCGACGGGCGCTTCGTTCTCGCCGGAAGGCTGTTCT
Encoded proteins:
- a CDS encoding phosphodiester glycosidase family protein encodes the protein MPRLQGGAVLLILPLFFVFFCVSCATQPAVPPDILLLPPASFEPAWEEIAPGVALSSHRVEVEGLPLALYCLRADLSEPGVSLLATPPRSPDAEGAAALLERTSVFAERLSLAAAVNATPFYSESYRSGVPATPSGLWAAGGTILSPARSKYAALVIPQDGFAHILSPAEASVWVPSPGDDAAGGFSLLLRLGFPVPEHYASGYDRGRSARTAAATSAGGRYFYAFVADGKNAAFSVGLTFHETALWLLAFGAEDALMLDGGGSSALAVRRDRSGVSLVNSPVQFHFSGIERPVAVHIGIRSR
- a CDS encoding Fur family transcriptional regulator, producing the protein MTRSRSAVLLVLQSAPAPLTAAEVGKITGASMDPATVYRTLHYLEEHGYAASFVLHCEAHGTERYWTALVSESGEALPHHHWFHCEQCHCFLDMGNCRLEPLLTGLEREYEVVVTGHTLHLSGLCPGCKAARSC
- a CDS encoding metal ABC transporter ATP-binding protein, with translation MSAAGDTSPVRQGPVAVRFSDVDFSYGPVPVLSSVSFHVHESEFVALVGPNGAGKTTVLKLLLGLERPRSGTIELFGRPQRAGLPLIGYVPQHASYDPAFPVQVREVVRMGRIRPFGFRRSREDELCVQEALERVEIADLADRSYSALSGGQRRRVLVARALASRPKMLILDEPTANMDSESEERLFATLGALKGNTTVLIVTHDSGFVSSLTDVVLCVGDRSSAEKGRTVVRHRTEPVAGLPPELYGGKAVRVRHDENLPDSWCCKGDHS
- a CDS encoding metal ABC transporter permease, translated to MIAAFFSALTDPANSFLRNALLAGLLSSVLFGVLGSIVTVKRIAGLAGAISHAVLGGIGMALYLSASGLVPGMRPMTGAIIFAVLAAFIIGLVTLRSKQREDTVINAIWAVGMSVGVLFMAKTPGYIDPNSYLFGNILLVSSGDLWLLGILDVLVILAVVFFYPQLEASSFDEEFARVRGIRTDAVFLALLSVTAVAVVLLQTFVGLVMVIAMLTLPAGTAGAFARNLAGMMFFGTLFSIIFTVSGLALSWSLDAPSGALVVVIAGTVFLLQAAIQLIVKRARKKDARK